Proteins encoded within one genomic window of Nonomuraea gerenzanensis:
- a CDS encoding response regulator transcription factor, with protein sequence MRVLVVEDERVLADAIATGLRREAMAVDVAYDGGGALERTSYIDYDVIVLDRDLPVVHGDEVCRRLVEQRTASRILMLTASGDVDDKVEGLGLGADDYLAKPFVFIELVARVRALGRRSAPALPPVLERAGIRLDPGKRLVERDGREVVLTKKEFAVLEELLRAEGAVVSQEDLLDKAWDENIDPFTNVVRVTMMTLRKKLGEPQVIETVPGVGYKL encoded by the coding sequence GTGCGGGTGCTGGTTGTGGAGGATGAGCGGGTGCTCGCCGATGCGATCGCGACGGGGCTGCGGCGCGAGGCCATGGCCGTGGACGTCGCCTACGACGGCGGGGGCGCCCTGGAGCGGACCTCCTACATCGACTACGACGTGATCGTGCTGGACCGTGACCTGCCCGTGGTGCACGGCGACGAGGTGTGCCGCCGGCTGGTGGAGCAGCGCACGGCCTCCAGGATCCTCATGCTGACAGCGTCGGGCGACGTGGACGACAAGGTGGAGGGCCTCGGCCTGGGCGCCGACGACTACCTGGCCAAGCCGTTCGTGTTCATCGAGCTGGTGGCCAGGGTCCGCGCGCTCGGCCGCCGCTCGGCGCCCGCCCTGCCGCCCGTGCTGGAGCGGGCCGGGATCAGGCTCGACCCCGGCAAGCGGCTGGTGGAGCGCGACGGCAGGGAGGTCGTGCTGACCAAGAAGGAGTTCGCGGTGCTCGAGGAGCTGCTGCGGGCCGAAGGCGCCGTGGTCAGCCAGGAGGACCTGCTGGACAAGGCCTGGGACGAGAACATCGATCCCTTCACGAACGTGGTCCGCGTGACCATGATGACGCTGCGGAAGAAGCTGGGCGAGCCTCAGGTGATCGAGACTGTGCCCGGGGTTGGGTACAAATTGTGA
- a CDS encoding inositol monophosphatase family protein produces the protein MTDFLKLAEDIAREAGDMLLAKRPTMSGEIETKSSPTDVVTALDKASEELIRERILAARPGDRILGEEGGEEPGESDVRWIVDPVDGTVNFLYGLPDWAVSIAVEVRGEVVAGVVNVPARGEVFTAARGGGAWLGAGRLRCNTGVPLAQALVSTGFGYLRGRREVQGQVVAHVLPRVRDIRRGGSCAVDLCSLAAGRVDAYYERGINYWDYAAAGLVATESGARLGGLGGQPVSPEYAVCAAPGLFEELHDLLAPLNPARDA, from the coding sequence ATGACGGACTTCCTGAAGCTCGCCGAGGACATCGCCCGTGAGGCCGGCGACATGCTGCTGGCCAAGCGGCCCACGATGTCCGGCGAGATCGAGACCAAGTCCAGCCCCACCGACGTGGTGACCGCGCTGGACAAGGCCTCCGAAGAGCTCATCCGCGAGCGCATCCTGGCCGCCAGGCCCGGCGACCGCATCCTCGGCGAGGAGGGCGGCGAGGAGCCGGGCGAGTCGGACGTGCGCTGGATCGTCGATCCCGTCGACGGCACCGTCAACTTCCTGTACGGCCTGCCCGACTGGGCGGTGTCGATCGCCGTCGAGGTGCGCGGCGAGGTCGTGGCCGGGGTCGTCAACGTGCCGGCGCGCGGCGAGGTCTTCACCGCGGCACGCGGCGGTGGCGCCTGGCTCGGCGCCGGGCGGCTGCGCTGCAACACCGGCGTGCCGCTGGCGCAGGCGCTGGTCTCGACCGGTTTCGGCTACCTCAGGGGCAGGCGCGAGGTGCAGGGCCAGGTCGTGGCCCACGTGCTGCCCCGGGTGCGGGACATCCGGCGCGGCGGCTCGTGCGCGGTGGATCTGTGCTCGCTGGCGGCGGGACGGGTGGACGCCTACTACGAGCGCGGCATCAACTACTGGGACTACGCCGCGGCCGGTCTCGTGGCCACCGAGTCGGGCGCCCGGCTCGGCGGGCTCGGCGGGCAGCCGGTCAGCCCGGAGTACGCGGTGTGCGCGGCGCCGGGCCTGTTCGAGGAGCTGCACGACCTGCTGGCACCGCTGAACCCGGCACGCGACGCCTGA
- a CDS encoding S9 family peptidase: MRECRRSLVRGRFDRVSAFNDIRDYVAIPRVLSLRLSPDGSRLISAVQSLNPDGKSYGTALWAVPLDGEPYRLTRSAKGESAAVFTAAGDVLFTSARPDPTVKDAGEEVPALWLLPRAGGEARQVATRPGGIGGVRTAGNVVVFVSDVLDGEESAEEEKRKARKEAGISAILHEGYPVRYWDHDLGPGRPRLFAARLGADRLEDVRDLTPDAGDALREAGFELTPDGATVIATWRVNLPKGESRTEVVAIDVATGERRVLLSDEAHDFTGPLAISPDGTRLACSRDRLTGLDVSARSELWIADIATGEGRAYAPDLWPSDVDWAPDSSAVYIAADHRGRRPVFRVPLDGEPVRLTQDDASYLGLNPSPDGRWIYALRSAVDLAPAPARIDAATGEIADLPSPAPRPEVSGTLTEVTATADDGTPVRGWLVLPEGASAASPAPFVLFIHGGPLGSWNDWQWRWQSWILAQHGYAVLLPDPCMSTGYGQEMIDRGWGNWGPRTQADLDAIVDAALARDDIDSERVAAMGGSFGGYMANWLAGHTDRYQAIVTHASLWNLDQFAGTTDAAMYWQREFGLPGGERYSLLSPHNALDRITTPMLVIHGDRDYRVPIGEALRLWWDLRRTEVDAKFLYFPDENHWILKPGNIVAWYETVLAFLGQHVLGQEWKRPDSVA, from the coding sequence ATGCGGGAGTGTCGGCGGTCCCTGGTGCGAGGTAGGTTCGATCGAGTGAGCGCATTCAACGACATTCGTGACTATGTGGCCATTCCCCGGGTCCTTTCCCTGCGGCTTTCGCCTGATGGATCCAGGTTGATCTCCGCCGTGCAATCCCTCAATCCCGACGGCAAGTCGTACGGCACCGCGCTCTGGGCCGTCCCGCTGGACGGCGAGCCGTACCGGCTGACGCGCTCGGCCAAGGGCGAGTCGGCGGCGGTCTTCACCGCCGCGGGCGACGTGCTGTTCACCTCCGCCCGCCCCGACCCGACGGTCAAGGACGCCGGCGAGGAGGTGCCCGCGTTGTGGCTGCTGCCCCGGGCGGGCGGCGAGGCCCGCCAGGTGGCCACCAGGCCCGGCGGCATCGGCGGCGTGCGCACGGCCGGGAACGTGGTCGTGTTCGTCTCCGACGTGCTCGACGGCGAGGAGTCGGCCGAGGAGGAGAAGCGCAAGGCCCGCAAGGAGGCCGGGATCAGCGCGATCCTGCACGAGGGCTACCCGGTCCGCTACTGGGACCACGACCTCGGGCCCGGCAGGCCCAGGCTGTTCGCGGCCAGGCTCGGCGCCGACCGCCTGGAGGACGTGCGCGACCTGACCCCCGACGCGGGCGACGCGCTGCGCGAGGCCGGCTTCGAGCTGACCCCCGACGGCGCCACCGTGATCGCCACCTGGCGGGTGAACCTGCCCAAGGGCGAGTCGCGCACCGAGGTGGTCGCCATCGACGTGGCCACCGGCGAGCGCCGCGTGCTGCTGTCCGACGAGGCCCACGACTTCACCGGGCCGCTGGCGATCTCGCCCGACGGCACCAGGCTGGCCTGCTCGCGCGACCGGCTCACCGGGCTGGACGTCTCGGCCCGCAGCGAGCTGTGGATCGCCGACATCGCCACCGGTGAGGGCCGGGCCTACGCGCCTGATCTGTGGCCCTCGGACGTCGACTGGGCGCCGGACTCCTCGGCCGTCTACATCGCCGCCGACCACCGGGGCCGCCGCCCGGTCTTCCGCGTCCCGCTGGACGGCGAGCCGGTCAGGCTCACCCAGGACGACGCCTCCTACCTCGGCCTCAACCCCTCGCCCGACGGCCGCTGGATCTACGCCCTGCGCAGCGCCGTCGACCTCGCGCCCGCCCCCGCCAGGATCGACGCCGCCACCGGCGAGATCGCCGACCTGCCCTCGCCCGCGCCGCGCCCCGAAGTGAGCGGCACGCTGACCGAGGTCACCGCCACCGCCGACGACGGCACCCCCGTCCGCGGCTGGCTGGTGCTGCCGGAGGGCGCCTCGGCGGCGAGCCCCGCGCCGTTCGTGCTGTTCATCCACGGCGGCCCGCTCGGCTCCTGGAACGACTGGCAGTGGCGCTGGCAGTCGTGGATCCTGGCCCAGCACGGGTACGCCGTGCTGCTGCCCGACCCCTGCATGTCCACCGGTTACGGCCAGGAGATGATCGACCGCGGCTGGGGCAACTGGGGCCCGCGCACCCAGGCCGACCTCGACGCGATCGTGGACGCCGCGCTGGCCAGGGACGACATCGACAGCGAGCGCGTCGCCGCGATGGGCGGCTCGTTCGGCGGCTACATGGCCAACTGGCTGGCCGGGCACACCGACCGCTACCAGGCCATCGTCACCCACGCCTCGCTGTGGAACCTCGACCAGTTCGCCGGCACCACCGACGCCGCGATGTACTGGCAGCGCGAGTTCGGCCTGCCCGGCGGCGAGCGCTACTCGCTGCTGTCGCCGCACAACGCCCTCGACCGGATCACCACCCCGATGCTCGTCATCCACGGTGACAGGGACTACCGGGTGCCGATCGGCGAGGCGCTGCGGCTGTGGTGGGACCTGCGGCGCACCGAGGTGGACGCCAAGTTCCTGTACTTCCCCGACGAGAACCACTGGATACTCAAGCCCGGCAACATCGTCGCCTGGTACGAGACCGTCCTGGCCTTCCTCGGCCAGCACGTGCTCGGCCAGGAGTGGAAGCGCCCGGACTCGGTGGCCTGA
- a CDS encoding ferrochelatase: MGIYDALLVLSFGGPEGPDDVMPFLENVVRGRGVPRERLLEVAEHYQSFGGVSPINQQNRDLVEALRPVLDVPVYWGNRNWHPFGEDTVRRMHADGVRKAAVFATSAFAGYSSCRQYYEDIERISFEGGPELIKMRHYGEHPGFVAAMADHTRAALERLGRDDARLVFTAHSIPLSMAETAGPEGGLYEAQLRRSAELVNQALGRTEPWDLVWQSRSGPPQVPWLEPDVCDHLRKIEAPAVVLVPIGFVSDHMEVVYDLDTEARAVAAELGLPLERAATAGTHPRFVEMVRELMAEPEPVPCPLTCCPPPKRRPQA, encoded by the coding sequence GTGGGAATTTACGACGCCTTGCTGGTCCTGTCTTTCGGCGGCCCGGAGGGGCCCGACGACGTGATGCCGTTCCTGGAGAACGTCGTGCGCGGCCGTGGCGTGCCGCGCGAGCGCCTGCTGGAGGTGGCCGAGCACTACCAGAGCTTCGGCGGGGTCAGCCCGATCAACCAGCAGAACCGCGACCTGGTCGAGGCGCTGCGCCCGGTGCTCGACGTGCCGGTCTACTGGGGCAACCGCAACTGGCACCCGTTCGGCGAGGACACCGTGCGCCGGATGCACGCCGACGGCGTCAGGAAGGCCGCCGTCTTCGCCACCTCGGCGTTCGCGGGCTATTCGAGCTGCCGCCAGTATTACGAGGACATCGAGCGGATCTCGTTCGAGGGCGGCCCCGAGCTGATCAAGATGCGCCACTACGGCGAGCACCCCGGCTTCGTGGCGGCGATGGCCGACCACACGCGGGCGGCGCTGGAGCGGCTCGGCCGCGACGACGCCAGGCTGGTCTTCACCGCGCACAGCATCCCGCTCTCCATGGCCGAGACCGCCGGGCCCGAGGGCGGCCTGTACGAGGCGCAGCTGCGCAGGAGCGCCGAGCTGGTCAACCAGGCGCTGGGCCGCACCGAGCCGTGGGATCTGGTGTGGCAGTCGCGCAGCGGCCCGCCGCAGGTGCCGTGGCTGGAGCCGGACGTCTGCGACCACCTGCGCAAGATCGAGGCGCCGGCCGTGGTGCTGGTGCCGATCGGGTTCGTCTCCGACCACATGGAGGTCGTCTACGACCTCGACACCGAGGCCAGGGCCGTGGCCGCCGAGCTGGGCCTGCCGCTGGAGCGGGCGGCGACGGCGGGCACGCACCCGCGGTTCGTGGAGATGGTGCGCGAGCTGATGGCCGAGCCCGAGCCGGTGCCGTGCCCGCTCACCTGCTGCCCGCCGCCGAAGCGGCGGCCTCAGGCGTAG
- a CDS encoding lytic transglycosylase domain-containing protein, which produces MSGLPTVRAVMLMVAAVLAVTAVAGGVVVIMDGDLLSGVQEPVRGRSRATPQQSDAPRLDQLVPTTEPVKDFGAGGPGVTSTPARVLAIAPGTVPKETRLKLAKLKHVQKVTVVDAGAVKISGTGLNLLAVDPSGFRSWTPQPVADQPAVWSALARGELVAEAGALRKFGMVLGAMYQVDGGPRLRVAASAPLGLTGVDGLVSADVGRTLGFAPGVAVLLHGKEGRIGEAGVRKLLGKGAQVVVLDAAARAPKQQQPSQEQPQQVSVGRPSSYLELYKAAATRCPGLSWTVLAAIGQVESGHGRNNGPSSAGALGPMQFMPATWKHYGVDGDGDGKKDIWSPYDAVPGAANYLCANKAGQGGERLRKAIWFYNHSWDYVNKVMSIADAYAKTYA; this is translated from the coding sequence GTGTCCGGTCTTCCCACTGTCCGCGCGGTCATGCTCATGGTCGCCGCCGTGCTCGCGGTCACCGCGGTGGCGGGCGGCGTAGTGGTGATCATGGATGGTGACCTGCTCAGCGGCGTGCAGGAGCCCGTACGCGGCCGGTCCCGTGCCACCCCGCAGCAGTCGGACGCCCCCCGCCTCGACCAGCTGGTGCCCACCACCGAACCCGTCAAGGACTTCGGCGCGGGCGGCCCCGGCGTCACCTCCACCCCCGCCCGCGTGCTGGCCATCGCCCCCGGCACCGTGCCGAAGGAGACCAGGCTCAAGCTGGCGAAGCTCAAGCATGTGCAGAAGGTCACGGTCGTGGACGCCGGCGCCGTCAAGATCTCCGGCACCGGGCTGAACCTGCTGGCCGTGGACCCCTCCGGCTTCCGCTCGTGGACACCGCAGCCCGTCGCCGACCAGCCCGCCGTGTGGAGCGCCCTGGCCAGGGGCGAGCTGGTGGCCGAGGCGGGCGCGCTGCGCAAGTTCGGCATGGTCCTGGGCGCCATGTACCAGGTGGACGGCGGCCCCAGGCTCCGCGTCGCGGCCTCGGCGCCGCTCGGGCTGACCGGCGTGGACGGGCTGGTCAGCGCGGACGTGGGCAGGACGCTGGGGTTCGCGCCGGGTGTCGCGGTGCTGCTGCACGGCAAGGAGGGCAGGATCGGCGAGGCCGGCGTGCGCAAGCTGCTCGGCAAGGGCGCCCAGGTCGTCGTGCTCGACGCCGCCGCGCGTGCCCCCAAGCAGCAGCAGCCGTCACAGGAACAGCCGCAGCAGGTCAGCGTGGGCCGGCCGAGCAGCTACCTGGAGCTCTACAAGGCCGCCGCCACCCGCTGCCCCGGCCTGTCGTGGACGGTGTTGGCCGCGATCGGGCAGGTGGAGAGCGGGCACGGGCGCAACAACGGGCCGTCGAGCGCGGGGGCGCTGGGGCCCATGCAGTTCATGCCCGCCACCTGGAAGCACTACGGCGTGGACGGCGACGGCGACGGCAAGAAGGACATCTGGAGCCCGTACGACGCCGTGCCCGGCGCGGCGAACTACCTGTGCGCCAACAAGGCCGGGCAGGGCGGCGAGCGGCTGCGCAAGGCGATCTGGTTCTACAACCACTCGTGGGACTACGTGAACAAGGTCATGTCGATCGCCGACGCGTACGCCAAGACCTACGCCTGA
- a CDS encoding MFS transporter: protein MVGPYRGLFERPGTKAFVLAGLVGRMPMSMLGIGVILLITALTDNYATAGAVGAVSNLAFAAAAPLSGRLADTFGQGRVIPPFAIVNALALAALMLSAGTGLPEWTLYASGLVIGATSLSLGSMVRARWSVIHGGTDRLHTAFAFESVADEVVFVTGPALVTVLATTVNPYAGLIVALVCMLAGSLALAAQRRTQPPVQLVKSSGGTPILIPAVALLAGVSLALGAIFGSVDLITVAFAEEQGVKWASGFLLASFAGGSMVSGLWFGSRSWRISLRARFVRALILFMVGLLPILFIGSPGFMAAALFLAGFAISPTLITCFSLTERLVPQSLLTEGMAWISTAITLGVALGSWAGGQLTETYGASDAYVFSIVAALVAVVVGLGGSGLLRLPEAPSPAES, encoded by the coding sequence GTGGTCGGGCCTTACCGGGGGTTGTTCGAAAGGCCCGGGACGAAGGCGTTCGTGCTGGCGGGGCTCGTCGGCCGGATGCCCATGTCGATGCTCGGCATCGGCGTCATCCTGCTGATCACCGCGCTGACCGACAACTACGCCACCGCCGGCGCCGTCGGAGCCGTCTCCAACCTGGCCTTCGCCGCCGCGGCCCCGCTGTCGGGCCGGCTGGCCGACACGTTCGGGCAGGGCCGGGTGATCCCGCCGTTCGCCATCGTCAACGCGCTGGCGCTGGCGGCCCTCATGCTCTCCGCCGGGACCGGGCTGCCCGAGTGGACGCTGTACGCCTCGGGCCTGGTCATCGGCGCCACCTCGCTGTCGCTCGGCTCCATGGTGCGGGCCCGCTGGTCGGTGATCCACGGCGGCACGGACCGGCTGCACACCGCCTTCGCGTTCGAGTCGGTCGCGGACGAGGTCGTCTTCGTCACCGGGCCCGCGCTGGTCACGGTGCTCGCGACCACCGTGAACCCGTACGCGGGACTGATCGTGGCCCTGGTCTGCATGCTGGCCGGCTCCCTGGCGCTGGCCGCGCAGCGGCGCACCCAGCCGCCCGTGCAGCTGGTCAAGTCCTCCGGCGGCACGCCGATCCTGATCCCCGCCGTCGCCCTGCTGGCCGGCGTCTCGCTGGCGCTGGGCGCGATCTTCGGCTCGGTGGACCTGATCACGGTGGCCTTCGCCGAGGAGCAGGGGGTCAAGTGGGCCTCGGGGTTCCTGCTGGCCTCGTTCGCGGGCGGGTCGATGGTGTCGGGGCTGTGGTTCGGCTCGCGCAGCTGGCGGATCTCGCTGCGCGCGCGGTTCGTGCGCGCGCTGATCCTGTTCATGGTGGGGCTGCTGCCGATCCTGTTCATCGGCTCCCCCGGCTTCATGGCGGCGGCGCTGTTCCTGGCCGGGTTCGCCATCTCGCCGACGCTCATCACCTGCTTCTCCCTCACCGAGCGGCTGGTGCCGCAGTCCCTGCTCACTGAGGGCATGGCGTGGATCTCGACCGCGATCACGCTCGGCGTGGCGCTCGGCTCGTGGGCGGGCGGGCAGCTCACCGAGACGTACGGGGCCTCCGACGCGTACGTGTTCTCCATCGTCGCGGCGCTCGTCGCGGTGGTCGTGGGCCTCGGAGGTTCGGGTTTGCTGAGACTTCCCGAGGCTCCTTCACCCGCGGAGAGCTGA
- a CDS encoding polysaccharide deacetylase family protein, whose amino-acid sequence MSRQVSSLLAIAAVCVTLAPAPAFAQAPKKEPVDCEQVKCIALTFDDGPSKYAGTLLDTLKKYDAKATFFLEGQYVKSRPQYVKRMVAEGHELGNHSYSHPDFTKSDAATIKSEIQKTQDAVKKAAGVEPKLLRPPYGMADLQVSDIAAEFGMPMILWTAGSQDWSSKNVDAIQKQTLAVAKPNSIILMHDWVKQTVDGMPSLIKTLQNKGYHLVTVSDVIKGENLEPGDIFPVPSGWEK is encoded by the coding sequence ATGTCCCGACAAGTCAGTTCACTCCTAGCTATCGCGGCTGTTTGCGTCACTCTTGCTCCGGCCCCGGCCTTCGCCCAGGCGCCGAAGAAGGAGCCCGTCGACTGCGAGCAGGTCAAGTGCATCGCGCTGACCTTCGACGACGGGCCGAGCAAGTACGCGGGGACGCTGCTGGACACGCTGAAGAAGTACGACGCGAAGGCGACGTTCTTCCTTGAGGGCCAGTACGTGAAGAGCCGCCCGCAGTACGTCAAGCGCATGGTCGCCGAGGGCCACGAGCTCGGCAACCACAGCTACAGCCACCCCGACTTCACCAAGAGCGACGCGGCGACGATCAAGAGCGAGATCCAGAAGACCCAGGACGCGGTGAAGAAGGCGGCGGGCGTGGAGCCCAAGCTGCTTCGCCCGCCGTACGGGATGGCCGATCTTCAGGTCTCCGACATCGCCGCGGAGTTCGGCATGCCGATGATCCTGTGGACGGCCGGCTCGCAGGACTGGAGCTCCAAGAACGTCGACGCCATCCAGAAGCAGACCCTCGCGGTCGCCAAGCCGAACTCGATCATCCTCATGCACGACTGGGTGAAGCAGACGGTGGACGGGATGCCCTCGCTCATCAAGACCCTGCAGAACAAGGGTTACCACCTGGTCACGGTCTCCGACGTGATCAAGGGCGAGAATCTGGAGCCCGGCGACATCTTCCCCGTTCCCTCGGGCTGGGAGAAGTGA
- a CDS encoding D-arabinono-1,4-lactone oxidase, whose translation MAFVNWARNQSGTPAEVRTPSCAEDVVRAVRDAAASGRRVRMVGTGHSFTGVALTDGIMLRPGGLTGIRAWAGDRVTVLAGTPLRVLNELLAERGLALANMGDITEQTVAGAVQTGTHGTGRDSGGLADQIAELELVLADGTVATAAPGEELFDAARVGLGALGILTAVTLRVEPAFLLHNRRRKLPLGGILDSLDELTTANEHLDFFWLPHTEACLVKTNNRSPGPPAPPGALRRWLDTVFLENTVFGAACALGARLPGLIPRINELSAAALGDSASVEVSYRAFTARRDVRFLEMEYAVPRERLAQALRETRDLIERMDWKITFPVEVRVTPPSDAWLSTAYGRPSAYLACHVYRPTPNPAYFEGVEEIMTRLDGRPHWGKLHTRDAAYLGKVYPRFADFRALRDRLDPGRLFTNAYLDTVLGP comes from the coding sequence GTGGCCTTCGTGAACTGGGCGCGCAACCAGTCGGGCACCCCCGCCGAGGTGCGCACCCCGTCCTGTGCCGAGGACGTCGTGCGGGCCGTGCGCGACGCCGCCGCCTCCGGGCGGCGCGTCCGCATGGTCGGCACCGGGCACTCCTTCACCGGCGTGGCGCTCACCGACGGCATCATGCTGCGGCCCGGCGGGCTCACCGGGATCAGGGCCTGGGCGGGCGACCGCGTCACCGTGCTGGCCGGCACGCCCCTGCGGGTGCTCAACGAGCTGCTCGCCGAGCGCGGCCTGGCCCTGGCCAACATGGGCGACATCACCGAGCAGACCGTCGCCGGCGCCGTCCAGACCGGCACCCACGGCACCGGCCGCGACAGCGGCGGCCTCGCCGACCAGATCGCCGAGCTGGAGCTGGTGCTGGCCGACGGCACGGTGGCCACCGCCGCGCCCGGCGAGGAGCTGTTCGACGCGGCCCGGGTCGGGCTGGGCGCCCTCGGCATCCTGACGGCCGTGACCCTTCGGGTGGAGCCCGCGTTCCTGCTGCACAACCGGCGGCGCAAGCTGCCCCTCGGCGGCATCCTGGACTCGCTCGACGAGCTGACCACCGCCAACGAGCACCTGGACTTCTTCTGGCTCCCGCACACCGAGGCGTGCCTGGTCAAGACCAACAACCGCAGCCCGGGACCGCCCGCGCCGCCCGGCGCGCTGCGCCGCTGGCTGGACACCGTCTTCCTGGAGAACACCGTCTTCGGCGCGGCCTGCGCGCTCGGCGCCCGGCTGCCCGGCCTGATCCCCCGGATCAACGAGCTCAGCGCGGCGGCGCTCGGGGACTCCGCGTCGGTGGAGGTGTCGTACCGGGCGTTCACCGCGCGGCGGGACGTGCGCTTCCTGGAGATGGAGTACGCCGTGCCGCGCGAGCGGCTGGCCCAGGCGCTGCGCGAGACCCGCGACCTGATCGAGCGGATGGACTGGAAGATCACCTTCCCGGTGGAGGTGCGGGTGACGCCGCCCAGCGACGCGTGGTTGTCCACCGCGTACGGGCGGCCCTCGGCCTACCTCGCCTGCCACGTCTACCGGCCGACGCCGAACCCCGCCTACTTCGAGGGCGTCGAGGAGATCATGACCCGCCTGGACGGCCGGCCCCACTGGGGCAAGCTGCACACCAGGGACGCGGCCTACCTGGGCAAGGTCTACCCCCGCTTCGCCGACTTCCGCGCCCTGCGCGACCGCCTGGACCCCGGCCGCCTGTTCACCAACGCCTACCTGGACACCGTGCTGGGCCCCTAG
- a CDS encoding S8 family serine peptidase, giving the protein MPRRLGLPSLYLAAAVATAAATAAPLAMTPAAGLALHPEQPEPARPYIVTARDREAARDLVGEVRWRVRRYYTSALPGFATFLTPSELDELRDDPRVRTIEPDSQLHPMAVRAPERAPTVRAGGAGTTTYVLDSGVAIRRAGLDDRAWRAFDATGGTGRACGRHGTRVAAGVHDIAPKSGIASVRVLGCGGSGTLADMLAGLDWIHRHARGPSVALLPTDGADSPALARSARSLIRSGVFVVGAANGATCRLTPDGRVFSAHAPYLAGVAARHLERHPNADPATLATWLDCTTARGAIRQNPSRPNNLLVRNGGL; this is encoded by the coding sequence GTGCCCCGACGACTCGGCCTGCCCTCCCTGTACCTCGCCGCGGCCGTGGCGACGGCCGCGGCGACAGCCGCCCCTCTCGCCATGACTCCCGCCGCGGGACTCGCCCTGCACCCCGAACAGCCTGAGCCCGCCCGGCCCTACATCGTCACGGCGCGTGACCGTGAGGCCGCCCGCGACCTCGTGGGCGAGGTGCGCTGGCGGGTGCGCCGCTACTACACCTCGGCGCTGCCGGGGTTCGCCACCTTCCTGACCCCCTCCGAGCTGGACGAGCTGCGCGACGACCCGCGCGTCCGCACCATCGAGCCGGACAGCCAGCTGCACCCCATGGCCGTACGCGCCCCGGAACGCGCGCCCACGGTGCGCGCCGGCGGCGCCGGCACCACCACCTACGTCCTGGACAGCGGCGTCGCCATCCGCCGCGCCGGGCTCGATGACCGCGCCTGGCGCGCCTTCGACGCCACCGGCGGCACCGGGCGTGCCTGCGGCCGGCACGGCACCCGCGTCGCCGCCGGCGTCCACGACATCGCCCCGAAGTCGGGGATCGCCTCCGTACGGGTGCTCGGCTGCGGCGGCTCAGGCACGCTGGCCGACATGCTGGCCGGGCTCGACTGGATCCACCGGCACGCCCGCGGCCCGTCCGTGGCGCTCCTGCCCACCGACGGCGCCGACTCGCCCGCCCTCGCCAGGTCCGCGCGCTCACTCATCCGCTCGGGCGTGTTCGTCGTCGGCGCCGCCAACGGCGCCACCTGCCGGCTCACCCCCGACGGCCGGGTGTTCTCCGCCCACGCCCCGTACCTCGCCGGAGTCGCCGCCCGCCATCTCGAACGTCATCCGAACGCCGATCCCGCCACCCTGGCCACCTGGCTGGACTGCACCACCGCCCGGGGCGCGATTCGCCAGAACCCGTCGAGGCCAAATAACCTCCTGGTACGCAACGGCGGGCTCTAG